The Syntrophorhabdaceae bacterium genome includes a region encoding these proteins:
- a CDS encoding efflux RND transporter permease subunit, with product MNISAIWIKRPIMTVLVMFGILFFGVNSYVNLPINNLPAVDFPTIMVSASLPGASPETIASNVAKPLEKHFSTIQGLSSMSSQSYTGSTSIILQFTLDRNIDACAQDVNSKIAAAQGDLPTNMPSPPTYDKVNPSDQPILYFALASETMPLTELNDYAENYLAQNFSMVNGVSQVITYGQKFAARIQVNPKLLAKQGIGIDDVERAVKTANVNLPGGTLDGTFQSFTIDSNGQLMVGEAYRDVIITYKDGMPVRVKDVGDAISGVEKDKQMAAWYSTRQKTERAIVLAVKKQPGSNTVLVAEGVKELIPRLKSMVPESVEWHLLYDASEYIEESIQDVQLTLVLTIIIVLLVVFVFLRSFRSTLIPNVAVPLSIIGTFAVMSVLNFSLNNLSMMALVLCVGLVVDDAIVVLENIVRHMEMGENAADASFTGSREIGFTIMSMTVSLVVVFIPILFMPGIVGKLFHEFAVCIASAILISGFISVTLTPMMCSRVLKGFHEKKEGTFYALTERGFQAMIGFYGRTLRWVLEHRRIALAVTVIVLVVSGFLFMKIPKGFLPAQDQNFMMAWVQAADKISYDDMLTHQSELNELFKAEPDVKDFISIASINSYNSGIVFAMLKSMKERKRSVDEIVHDLRPKLNSIPGLLVFPQNPPPIQIGAGNALAEYQFTLQGSDLTELYKYAGIFEERMGKLKGLADVNSDVKLNLPKLFINVDRDKASALGLSLDQIQNTFFSAYASRKVSTIYGKLNQYSVILEVQPQFKEDASALSYLYVRSTANKLVPIGTVSTIEETVGPVNVNHTGQLNSATIAFNLIPGHSVGEAVSDTNRIAKEISLPQSIVTGFQGSAQEFQKSFSGMGFLLFVTVLVIYMVLGVLYESFIHPITILTALPLAACGALLTLWVFGMELDMYGMVGIIMLIGIAKKNGIMMVDFALEEERSKGLNSEESIYQACLVRFRPIMMTTMAAFFGTLPIALGIGAGGDARQPMGVAVVGGLFLSQIMTLYITPVFYVYFDELNHWLGKRSRKKEEKI from the coding sequence TCGAGAAACACTTCTCGACAATACAGGGTCTTTCTTCGATGTCGTCCCAGAGCTATACGGGATCGACGAGCATCATTCTCCAGTTCACCCTGGACCGCAACATAGACGCCTGCGCTCAGGACGTGAACTCCAAGATAGCCGCCGCCCAGGGGGACCTGCCGACCAACATGCCGAGCCCTCCCACCTATGACAAGGTCAACCCGTCGGACCAGCCGATACTTTATTTCGCCCTCGCCTCCGAGACGATGCCCCTCACGGAGCTCAACGATTACGCCGAGAACTACCTCGCCCAGAACTTCAGCATGGTCAACGGTGTCTCACAGGTCATCACTTACGGTCAGAAATTTGCGGCGCGTATCCAGGTGAACCCCAAATTGCTGGCCAAGCAGGGCATCGGCATCGACGATGTGGAACGGGCCGTGAAGACGGCGAACGTCAACCTCCCCGGAGGCACCCTTGACGGGACCTTTCAGTCCTTCACCATCGATTCCAACGGGCAGCTCATGGTCGGTGAGGCGTACAGGGATGTCATCATCACGTACAAGGACGGCATGCCGGTCCGCGTGAAGGACGTGGGCGACGCGATAAGCGGCGTCGAGAAGGACAAACAGATGGCCGCATGGTACTCGACGCGTCAGAAGACGGAACGCGCCATCGTCCTTGCCGTCAAGAAACAGCCCGGGTCGAATACCGTCCTTGTCGCGGAAGGCGTGAAGGAACTCATTCCCCGCTTGAAATCCATGGTGCCGGAGTCGGTGGAGTGGCACCTCCTCTATGATGCCTCTGAATACATCGAAGAATCCATTCAGGATGTCCAGCTCACCCTTGTCCTGACCATCATCATCGTGCTCCTCGTTGTTTTCGTCTTTCTCCGTTCCTTCCGGTCGACCCTCATACCCAACGTGGCCGTGCCGCTGTCCATTATCGGGACCTTTGCGGTCATGAGCGTCCTCAACTTCAGTCTCAACAACCTTTCGATGATGGCCCTTGTCCTGTGCGTCGGCCTCGTTGTCGACGACGCCATCGTTGTCCTCGAGAACATCGTACGGCACATGGAGATGGGGGAGAACGCCGCGGACGCATCCTTCACGGGCTCCAGGGAGATAGGGTTTACCATCATGTCCATGACGGTGTCCCTGGTCGTCGTCTTCATCCCCATCCTTTTCATGCCGGGCATCGTGGGCAAGCTCTTCCATGAATTCGCGGTCTGCATCGCCTCGGCGATCCTGATCTCCGGCTTCATCTCGGTCACCCTGACCCCCATGATGTGCAGCCGGGTTCTCAAGGGTTTTCATGAGAAGAAGGAAGGCACGTTTTACGCTCTTACGGAACGGGGTTTTCAGGCGATGATCGGTTTCTACGGACGCACCCTTCGGTGGGTGCTGGAGCACCGCAGGATCGCTCTTGCGGTCACCGTGATCGTCCTTGTCGTTTCGGGTTTTCTTTTTATGAAAATACCCAAGGGCTTCCTCCCCGCCCAGGACCAGAATTTCATGATGGCGTGGGTCCAGGCTGCCGACAAGATATCCTACGACGACATGCTGACCCACCAGAGCGAGTTGAATGAGCTTTTCAAGGCGGAACCCGACGTGAAGGACTTTATCTCCATCGCCAGCATCAACTCGTACAACAGCGGCATCGTCTTCGCAATGCTCAAGAGCATGAAGGAGCGCAAACGCTCCGTAGATGAGATAGTTCACGATCTCCGGCCGAAGCTTAACAGTATCCCGGGCCTCCTCGTTTTTCCCCAGAACCCTCCTCCCATCCAGATAGGCGCGGGGAATGCCCTCGCCGAGTACCAGTTTACCCTTCAGGGCTCGGACCTGACGGAGCTGTACAAGTATGCCGGGATATTCGAAGAGAGGATGGGCAAGCTCAAAGGGCTTGCGGATGTGAACTCCGACGTCAAGCTCAACCTGCCGAAACTCTTTATAAATGTCGATCGCGACAAGGCATCGGCACTGGGCCTGAGCCTCGACCAGATCCAGAACACCTTTTTCTCGGCATACGCGTCGCGGAAGGTGTCGACGATCTACGGCAAGCTCAACCAGTATTCTGTCATCCTCGAGGTTCAGCCGCAGTTCAAGGAAGACGCCTCGGCGCTTTCCTACCTCTACGTAAGATCGACGGCGAACAAGCTTGTGCCCATCGGGACCGTGTCCACGATAGAGGAGACCGTCGGCCCCGTCAACGTGAACCATACAGGCCAGCTCAACTCGGCGACCATTGCCTTCAACCTCATTCCGGGACATTCCGTGGGTGAGGCGGTAAGCGACACGAACAGGATAGCGAAGGAGATCAGCCTTCCCCAGTCAATCGTCACCGGTTTCCAGGGGTCGGCGCAGGAGTTTCAAAAGTCATTTTCCGGCATGGGCTTCCTCCTCTTTGTCACAGTGCTGGTCATTTATATGGTCCTTGGCGTACTCTACGAGAGTTTCATTCACCCCATTACTATTCTCACCGCCCTGCCGCTTGCCGCCTGCGGTGCCCTGCTCACCCTGTGGGTTTTTGGTATGGAACTCGACATGTACGGTATGGTAGGTATAATAATGCTTATCGGCATTGCAAAAAAGAACGGCATCATGATGGTCGACTTTGCCCTTGAGGAGGAACGCAGCAAGGGGCTCAATTCCGAGGAATCGATCTATCAGGCGTGTCTGGTGCGTTTCCGTCCCATAATGATGACGACGATGGCGGCCTTCTTCGGTACTCTGCCCATCGCGCTCGGGATCGGAGCCGGAGGCGATGCGCGCCAGCCCATGGGGGTTGCGGTGGTGGGCGGGCTCTTCCTCTCCCAGATCATGACCCTCTACATCACGCCCGTCTTCTATGTCTATTTCGACGAGCTCAACCACTGGCTCGGCAAGCGATCCAGAAAGAAGGAAGAAAAAATCTAA
- a CDS encoding MBL fold metallo-hydrolase yields the protein MSQVYKGVLFIPGQDEFIPDSHVYVIGDPASGDLSIVDAGLTGKGSYKAASIAKLGIKPADVKRIIMTHTHLDHIGCLAELQKTFPGVELWVHKLEADLLEKGDDRAVYGMDMFKGMCQTQFGLAPDAFKFKVDRKLEGGETLEIGNMVWDVINIPGHSMGGIALYEPIAKILIPGDVIYADYAIGRFDLFGADAAQLKDSLNKLSKFDVDILLPGHNQILKGLPADYMRKTTKMWEPYLV from the coding sequence ATGTCTCAGGTCTATAAAGGTGTTCTTTTCATTCCCGGTCAGGACGAGTTTATCCCCGATTCCCATGTCTACGTGATCGGAGACCCTGCTTCCGGGGACCTCTCCATAGTGGATGCGGGGCTTACGGGAAAGGGGAGCTACAAGGCTGCTTCCATCGCAAAGCTCGGTATCAAGCCGGCGGATGTCAAGAGGATCATCATGACCCACACGCACCTCGATCATATAGGATGCCTCGCAGAGCTCCAGAAGACATTTCCCGGTGTCGAGCTGTGGGTCCATAAGCTGGAGGCGGACTTACTGGAAAAGGGGGACGATCGGGCCGTATACGGCATGGATATGTTCAAGGGTATGTGCCAGACGCAGTTCGGTCTTGCTCCCGATGCCTTCAAATTCAAGGTGGACCGCAAGCTCGAAGGCGGCGAGACACTGGAGATAGGCAACATGGTGTGGGACGTGATCAACATACCCGGTCATTCCATGGGAGGCATCGCGCTTTACGAGCCCATAGCGAAGATCCTCATCCCCGGGGATGTCATATATGCCGACTACGCCATAGGCCGTTTCGACCTCTTCGGTGCGGATGCGGCCCAGTTGAAGGATTCACTGAACAAGCTTTCGAAGTTCGACGTCGACATTCTCCTGCCCGGCCACAACCAGATCCTGAAAGGCCTCCCCGCCGACTACATGCGGAAGACCACAAAGATGTGGGAACCCTACCTGGTTTGA